The region CATGGCCCATTTGAAGAAACTGGGTACCATTACTAGGACTGCGTCGCCGCCTGCGTCGGCAGCATCTTCACATAATCGAATTGTTCCCTGGATCGATTGATCGGACGCGCCGACTATGATGGGGAGATCAGAAAAGCCAGCGCTGTTAAGGGCAGCCCTTGTGATGCGTGTGACAGCCAGGCGCTCTTCGTCGCTGAGATATACAGCTTCTCCATTTGATCCGTTGGTTACGATTCCTGCAATTCCGGCTTTTACGAGTCGAACGGCATGTTTGCCAATGACTTCTTCGTCAAGGTGTTCGTCGCTGCCTGTCTTGTAGAATACTTGTGTCGGTGCATATATCCCAGGGCGTAGCGGCTTAGGCATTGTGATAGACTTCGCTGCAATGGCCAGTGACAATAATCAGAAACTACTAGGACGACAATGAAGAAATGCCTGAGTGCGGTGCTGCAATAATCTATACATTCGTTTTCGGCTATAAGCCGTTGACAATGCTTACACGATACGTGTGACATCGAGTCCAACTCTTACGACAACCCGAAGTCGAGCATGCGGGATTCTATCCGGTGGCTTCCAGTCTCATCCACTGAATAAGACCCCAGACAAAGCCACTAAACAAGAACTACCCCGACACCAAGAGCCGTCGGAAATAAGCCACGACTTTGATAGTGCCAATTTAGTCGCGGGGGGAGGCGGCAACTCCACCATCTTGTCCCAGTGTGGTCAAACGCCTCAAAATGCAAACAACATGGCTGATCCGCTGATCCCCGGGTGGCAGGCATTATCGATCGATACAGTCTTTGGCGGACGGCGGCATTAGCTTGTGCTCGTAATCAATCGACCAGGTAGCTCGCCGCCGTACGGACCGAGATAGCAATGCGGTCCACACCAGTGACATGCAGGTTGAGAAAGCCAGATTCTTCTCGCCATATTTTATGACTTCAACTTCTGTCCTTTCTGTTTCCATGTTCAACAAAGCTCTGTTTCAGTAATCACCAATATGGGTTCTCTTCAAGCAATCACGGAGCACAATGTGCTCATCGAATCTTTTGAAGTCACCGACTTGCGCTTTCCCACAAGCCTAGACGGTGTCGGTTCGGACGCAATGCACGTTGGAACAAATGGATCACATCCATACATTCAGTTAAAGACGAACCGGCCAGACCTCATCGGTGAAGGCATCGTAAGTTGAGAATTCCCTGAACCTGTTCCAAAGTCTGACTCAATGATGATAGGCATTCAGCAACGGACGGGGCAGCGAGCTAATCTGCATGGCTCTCGAAATCTTTGCCAAACGAGTTGTCGGTAAGACAATGCACCAATTGACCCGTGACATGGGTAAAACATGGCGCTACATGGTCTCCGACTCGCAATACCGGTGGATCGGACCCGAGAAGAGCGTCACACATCTCGCCGTCGCTGGTGTTCTGAATGCGGTCTGGGATCTGTGGGGTAAGATTCTCGGCAAGCCAGTTTGGAAGATCGTCTGCGATATGAGCCCAGAGGAGATTGTTCGTTGTATAGACTTCCGGTACATCACTGATGTTATTACACCGGAGGAGAGTATCGAGATGCTTCGCAAGAcgcacaagaacaaggaggcGCGATTGCAAGAGGCGTTAGAGAATCGGGCCGTCCCCGCTTACACGACTTCTCCGGGCTGGCTCGCATTTTCTGGTGATCGCATGAAGGAGGTGCTAGAGGAGACTATTGCGGCTGGCTATACTGTGTTCAAATTCAAGGTGGGAACTAGTATTGAGGCTGATCGAGAACGGCTATCAGCTGTTCGAGAGGTGTTGGGATATGATAAGGGTCATCAGATCATGATTGACGCCAATCAGGTAAGGGTGGTCGGCCCCTCTAGAGTAGAGCTTGCTGACAGAAGTATAGGTTTGGAGTGTACCACAAGCGATCGAGTATATGAAGCATTTGGTCGAGTTTAAGCCCGTCTTTATTGAGGAACCAACGAACCCAGACGATGTGCTTGGGCATGCTGCCATTCGCAAAGCCCTCAGACCATATGGAGTCGGAGTGGCCACTGGTGAGGCAGCTCAGAACCGTGTTACCTTTAAGCAGCTCTTGCAGGCAGAGGCTACGGATGTTTGCCAAATCGATGCTGTGCGGCTGGGCAGTGTCAATGAATGCTTGGTAAGTTCAAAATGGGGCAAGAGAAATAGGATCCCTTCACTGACCCTTTACAGGCTGTTATGCTCATGGCTCTGAAGTTCAACGTTCCTTGTGTCCCTCATAATGGTGCAATGGGCTTGACAGAACTCACTTCGCATCTGAGTGTCATTGACTACATTGCTATTAGTGGCCAGAAGTCGATGCTGGAGTTTGCAGACAGCCACCGGGAGAACTTGAGGCACCCTTCGAAGATTGAAAAT is a window of Pochonia chlamydosporia 170 chromosome 5, whole genome shotgun sequence DNA encoding:
- a CDS encoding mandelate racemase/muconate lactonizing enzyme family protein (similar to Neosartorya fischeri NRRL 181 XP_001260470.1) translates to MGSLQAITEHNVLIESFEVTDLRFPTSLDGVGSDAMHVGTNGSHPYIQLKTNRPDLIGEGIAFSNGRGSELICMALEIFAKRVVGKTMHQLTRDMGKTWRYMVSDSQYRWIGPEKSVTHLAVAGVLNAVWDLWGKILGKPVWKIVCDMSPEEIVRCIDFRYITDVITPEESIEMLRKTHKNKEARLQEALENRAVPAYTTSPGWLAFSGDRMKEVLEETIAAGYTVFKFKVGTSIEADRERLSAVREVLGYDKGHQIMIDANQVWSVPQAIEYMKHLVEFKPVFIEEPTNPDDVLGHAAIRKALRPYGVGVATGEAAQNRVTFKQLLQAEATDVCQIDAVRLGSVNECLAVMLMALKFNVPCVPHNGAMGLTELTSHLSVIDYIAISGQKSMLEFADSHRENLRHPSKIENAYYVTPLEPGYSTGYAEGVLEKYTYPNGTFWSSDVGQKIMASPTGGEL